AGCAACGGACTGGGAAGCGATGTGGCGGTGGATATCACCAATGCGACTTTGAATCTGGACGATATCGCGCTGTTTAACCAGATCCTGACCGGCAACGGCACATTGAATGTGGCGAAGAATGATGCCAGCACGGTATTTGACTTCGGTGCTGCGGTGGGCGGCGCGTTCAGCGGTATCGTTAATCTGACGAATACCACCTTCAATATCGATGGCTTAAATACAACGGCGCTGACGAACGCCACGCTGACATTATCCAGCGGTAGTTTGGCCTCCGTGGCGGACGGGGTACAGAATATCGGTCGCTTAGTCACCAATGGTGGCACGCTGCTATTTAATCATCTGGTGGATAATGCAAGGGTTATTACTTCTGAGGGAACCCTAGCGACAAGTGGTATCGACACGACCACGGGCGGGGAAATCCGCGTTAATTTACCGACCAATGTGACACCGGACCTAACCGGTTGGACGGTCATGGAGCTGGATGACGGCGAGATCATCGTCAGTCTGGCAAGCGGTGCAGCAACCGGTACCGGGAGGGAATTGACGTTATCCAATGCATTGGGTGATCCGTTAAGCACCACCGTCTATCAGTCGGTTTCAAACCCAGGGGCGTTATCACCTGCGGCACTTGGCTCGTTCAATTACGGCCTGACCACGGGGAAAAACTTTGATGGACTGTATGTCAATTATGGCCTGACCGCATTAGAACTGCTGAGTACAGGCAATGATGCGCTGATATTGACGGCAACCTTGGCCAATAATGGTACGCAGTCAAATGATATCTCTTCCCAAATAACCGGCAGCGGCGATCTGGCTTTCGTTTCAGCCAATGACGGTAGCACGGCATCGCTCTCTAACTCGACCAACAGTTATACCGGCGCGACATGGGTACGTTCAGGCAATTTACGCCTAGATGCCAATTCAGCGCTGGGACAAACGTCTCTACTGGCGATGAGCACGGCAACGACGGTGGATCTCAATGGCGTTCAACAAACCGTCGGCCAGTTAACCACTGAAACGGGCAGTACACTGAATTTCAATAGCGGCAATTTAACCGTCACTAACGGTGGTCAGGTTGATGGTGCTTTGAGCGGCAGTGGTGAGTTGAGTCTAATGGGCGGTACACTGGCCATTACGCAAGGGAATAGCGGCTTTACCGGTAGTACTGATATTGCCAGTGGCGCGACAGCTCATCTGTATCAGGTTCAAGGGCTCGGCTCGGGGGCCATAACCAATAATGGCCTGCTGAATCTGGATAATACCAGCGGGATGTTGCAGAACTCGTTGGCCGGTAGCGGCAACGTACAACTCACTAACAGTGCCAATGTCCAGTTGGCCGCCGATAATAGCGGCTACACGGGCCTATTCACCACGGATGCGGGTACGGCGTTGACGGCCTACAATGCAGGAAATCTGGGGGGAAGCAGTATTGCTAACAGCGGTGAGCTGATTTTGGATACGGCATCCGTTTGGGATTTAACCAACAGTATCAGCGGAAGTGGCACCTTGGTTAAACGTGGCAGCGGCACAGTGAAAATCGACAGTGGTACGGTCAGCGCTGGCTTGACGACGATTGAAGACGGCTTATTGCAACTGGGCAGCTCAGCAGCCATCTCGACCTTGTCGGTGAATGAGTCACCCTTAGCGCGTTCACTGGTGGTCACATTGGCGTCGAATGTGGCTAATCTGGTCAGTGATGTCCTGATCACGTCCACGGGTTCATTAGGTGGCTATGGTCAAGTGACCGGGAACGTCGAGAACCGTGGCAATCTGATTATGCCAAATGCATTAACAGGCGGTGATTTCGGGACGTTCACCATTGACGGTAATTATACCGGCGACAATGGCACGGTGGTCTTTAACACCATTTTGGCCGGCGACGCTTCTATTACCGACAGATTGGTCATTACCGGTAATACGGCTGGGCAAAGTTTTGTCACGGTGAACAATGTTGGCGGGAACGGCGCGCGAACCTCTGAGGGCATCAAAATCATTGATGTCGGTGGCGATTCTGCGGGGCAATTTACCCTTAATGGCCGTGCCGTTGCCGGCGCATATGAGTACTTCCTGTATCAAGGCGGTGTGAGTTCACCGGCGGATGGTGACTGGTATTTACGCACTCAAGCCGATGATCGTCGCCCTGAACCGGCAAGTTATACCGCGAATCTCGCCGCAGCGAATTCGATGTTTGTCAGCAGTCTGGCGGATCGCGCCGGTGAGACGCTTTATACCGATATCTTTACCGGTGAAGAGAAAAGCACCAGTCTGTGGTTACGCAATGAAGGCAGCCATAATCGCTCTCGTGATGACAGTGGTGAGCTGAAAACGCAGGATAACCGTTATGTCATGCAGTTGGGTGGTGATGTGGCGCAATGGAGCCGTAATACGCAGGATCTCTGGCGTGTTGGGGTGATGGCCGGTTATGCCAACAGCAGCAGCTCTTCGGTGGCACAAGGAACAGGTTATCGCTCTACCGGTTCGGCCAATGGTTACAGCCTCGGTGTCTATGGAACTTGGTTCGAGCAAGGGCGGGAAGCGACCGGTGTTTACGTCGATTCTTGGCTGCAATATAGCTGGTTTAATAATGAAGTCAGTGGCGAGGGCTTAACGACTGAGAAGTATGATTCAAAAGGCTTCAGCGCCTCGGTTGAAAGTGGTTATACCTTCCAGGTTGGCCAAAGTGAGCACCAAAATTACTTCATTCAGCCAAAAGCCCAAATGGTCTGGATGGGGGTAAAAGCGGATTCTCATACTGAAACGAACGGTACCGTGGTGACGGGTGAGGGGAATAACAATATCCAAACGCGCTTGGGTGTGAAGGCATTTATCAGCCCAATACCGAAGGAGGATAAAGGTAGCACACCGACCTTTAAGCCGTATGTTGAAGCCAATTGGATCCATAACACCAAAGATTTCGGCACCACACTGGATGGCATGACCGTGAAACAAGCGGGTGCAGGCAATGTGGCGGAACTGAAAGTCGGGGTTGAAGGCCAAATCAATAACAAGCTGAATCTGTGGGGGAATGTTGGCCAGCAAGTGGGTAACAATGGCTACAGCGACAGTAGTATCACCTTAGGCGTTAAATATCACTTCTAACTGAGTTCAGTCGGGGTTAATCCAATAACGGCACATATCATTCGGTATGTGCCGTTTTTTATGGTGAGGACGCGTGTTAATCCAGTGACTCTTCCTGCACTTCCAACACATGGTAGGCGGTGGAACAGAACAGTGAGTTCAAGCGTTTCATGTCCCCTAATAGCCCCATATGCAGACTACTGGTTTCGATGCTCAGCACGTTTTGTTGATGGAGGCGATCAACGTGAGCATGGGAGTAGCGGCGGTTCAGCAAGCGGAAGCGATGCTTGGCGCGACGTAGACGTTTGGCGTTATTGATATCTCGCGATAAAAACACCGACATGCCTAAATCCAAATTAGTGACCAAGCGGGCATGCAGAGTATTGAGCTCCTCAAACCCTTCAGAGGAAAATGGTTTGCGCGCATTGAGTGATTTAGCCGCTACATCAGCGGCCATACGGCTAATAATCTCGCCTGCTTGTTGGAGATTGATGGCGGTATCAATGATTTCAGCCCAGCGGCGTGAGTCAATCTCACCCAATTCATCTTGCTGAATTTGCGCCAAATATAACTTAATGGCGCTATACAACATGTCCACTTCATCTTCCAGCAAGCTGACTTCATGTTTCTGCTGCTTGTTGCCCTCGAGCACTTCTTTAAAGCGAAACAGCATTTGCTCCAGCACATCCCCCATACGTAGGGTTTCCCGCACTGCATTCGCGAGCGCCAGTGATGGCGTATCGATGGCGGTAATATCCAGATAGCGCGGCGCAGTTGGCAGGGTGGTATTGGGTGCATCGGTGACTAACCGACTACAGATACGCGCCATGACCTCCACTAGCGGCAGCATCAGCAAGCAGCGCAGCAGGTTATAGAATACGTGGAAGTAAATGACCACCTCGGCAGCCGGAAGGTTAAAGCCGATCAGTCGTTGCGCGAGTGTATTCACCCAAGGCAGCACCAAAATGCAGCCGATGACTTTAAAT
The window above is part of the Yersinia massiliensis genome. Proteins encoded here:
- a CDS encoding Na/Pi cotransporter family protein, translated to MLTLLHLLSSVALLVWGTHIVRTGIMRVYGADLRRVLSASIQKKPTAFIAGIGVTALVQSSNATALLVISFVSQGLISLTPALVIMLGADVGTALMARVLTFDLSWLSPLLILIGVIIFLGQRKTRVGQMGRVGIGLGLIILALQLIVTAAGPITQATAVQAIFSSLTGDAILALLIGALFAMISYSSLAAVLLTATLAATGLVPLNIALSIVIGSNLGSGLLALISSRGQNAISRQVVLGSLLFKVIGCILVLPWVNTLAQRLIGFNLPAAEVVIYFHVFYNLLRCLLMLPLVEVMARICSRLVTDAPNTTLPTAPRYLDITAIDTPSLALANAVRETLRMGDVLEQMLFRFKEVLEGNKQQKHEVSLLEDEVDMLYSAIKLYLAQIQQDELGEIDSRRWAEIIDTAINLQQAGEIISRMAADVAAKSLNARKPFSSEGFEELNTLHARLVTNLDLGMSVFLSRDINNAKRLRRAKHRFRLLNRRYSHAHVDRLHQQNVLSIETSSLHMGLLGDMKRLNSLFCSTAYHVLEVQEESLD